Proteins encoded by one window of Massilia sp. NR 4-1:
- the sctU gene encoding type III secretion system export apparatus subunit SctU: MSDEKNEEPTDKKIEDARKKGQIAVSRDLARLATLVAVAETAFATEALWRDSLDGLFELGIVSIGRPFQGAMWDVLQAAGLLLLVVFCVCFLICIVVGVAAHWGQFGVLIAAESVTPKFDKLNPVNGFKQLLSKKKLIELLISVAKAGLIGWMVYSLTRSALPVIAQLSTGEPRDVYFAFITLLKSIFHSVVIICLCLGAVDFAMQKHFHKKELMMDMEEIKREYKESEGDPMVKGQRKQLARQWANEGPVARTEDANAVVVNPSHFAVAMFYDPAAGMVPQVIAKGRDATAQAMMARARLHGIPVIRHVWLARTLYAGCKPDMEVPRASYEAVAQVYAVVMELMQSGQGGTDVELESYGEAPPGMLALSAAEAAAQGERNAD, encoded by the coding sequence GTGAGCGATGAAAAGAACGAAGAACCCACAGACAAGAAGATTGAGGATGCGCGAAAGAAGGGCCAGATTGCGGTCAGCCGCGATCTGGCCCGCCTGGCGACGCTGGTGGCGGTGGCGGAAACGGCCTTTGCCACGGAAGCGCTGTGGCGCGACTCCCTCGATGGCCTGTTTGAGCTGGGTATTGTCAGTATCGGCCGCCCTTTCCAGGGGGCGATGTGGGACGTGCTGCAGGCGGCGGGCCTGCTCCTGCTCGTCGTTTTCTGCGTTTGCTTCCTGATCTGCATCGTGGTCGGCGTGGCGGCGCACTGGGGCCAGTTCGGCGTGCTGATCGCCGCCGAGTCGGTCACGCCGAAATTCGACAAGCTCAATCCCGTCAACGGCTTCAAGCAGCTGCTGTCGAAAAAGAAGCTGATCGAGCTGCTGATTTCGGTGGCCAAGGCGGGCCTGATCGGCTGGATGGTGTATAGCCTGACGCGCAGCGCGTTGCCTGTGATCGCGCAGCTGTCCACCGGCGAGCCGAGGGATGTGTATTTCGCCTTTATCACGCTGCTGAAGTCCATCTTCCACAGCGTCGTCATTATCTGCCTCTGCCTGGGTGCCGTCGATTTCGCCATGCAGAAGCACTTCCACAAGAAGGAGCTGATGATGGACATGGAAGAGATCAAGCGCGAATACAAGGAATCGGAGGGCGATCCGATGGTCAAGGGCCAGCGCAAGCAACTGGCGCGCCAGTGGGCCAACGAAGGGCCGGTGGCACGCACCGAGGACGCCAATGCGGTGGTGGTCAATCCAAGCCACTTTGCCGTGGCCATGTTCTATGACCCGGCCGCCGGCATGGTGCCCCAGGTGATTGCCAAGGGACGGGATGCGACGGCGCAAGCCATGATGGCGCGCGCGCGCCTGCATGGCATTCCGGTGATTCGCCACGTATGGCTGGCTCGCACGCTGTACGCCGGCTGCAAGCCCGATATGGAAGTGCCGCGCGCCAGCTACGAGGCAGTGGCCCAGGTCTATGCGGTGGTGATGGAGCTGATGCAGTCGGGACAGGGTGGAACCGATGTGGAGCTGGAAAGTTATGGCGAGGCGCCGCCCGGCATGCTGGCATTGAGCGCGGCGGAAGCCGCGGCGCAAGGAGAA